One Bos indicus isolate NIAB-ARS_2022 breed Sahiwal x Tharparkar chromosome 22, NIAB-ARS_B.indTharparkar_mat_pri_1.0, whole genome shotgun sequence DNA window includes the following coding sequences:
- the SEC22C gene encoding vesicle-trafficking protein SEC22c isoform X2: MSLILFACVVRVRDGLPLSASTDFYHSQDFLECRRRLKTLALRLAQYPGRGSAEGCDFSIHFSSSRDVACMAICSLQCPAAMAFCFLETLWWEFTASYDTTCVGLASRPYAFLEFDNVIQKVKWHFNYVSSTQMDSSLGKIQEELKFQPPVVLTLEDTDVANGVMNGHTLMHLEPAPSFRMEPVTALGILSLILNIMCAALNLIRGIHLAEHSLQVAHEEIGNILAFLIPFVACIFQDQPPEGTPPASQPRDWCCFAG; encoded by the exons ATGTCCTTGATCCTTTTTGCCTGCGTGGTAAGGGTGAGGGATGGACTGCCGCTCTCGGCCTCCACTGATTTCTACCACAGCCAAGActtcctggaatgcaggagacgccTCAAGACTTTAGCCTTGCGACTGGCCCAGTATCCAGGTCGAGGTTCCGCAGAAGGATGTGACTTCAGCATCCA CTTCTCTTCTTCGCGGGACGTGGCCTGCATGGCTATCTGCTCCCTCCAGTGTCCAGCAGCCATGGCCTTCTGCTTCCTGGAGACACTGTGGTGGGAATTTACAGCTTCCTATGACACCACCTGTGTCGGCCTCGCCTCCAGGCCATATGCCTTTCTCGAATTTG ACAATGTcattcagaaagtgaagtggcATTTTAACTATGTAAGTTCCACCCAGATGGACAGCAGCTTAGGAAAAATTCAGGAGGAACTCAAGTTCCAGCCACCAGTGGTTCTCACCCTGGAAGACACAGATGTGGCTAATGGGGTGATGAACGGACACACACTGATGCACCTGGAGCCAG CTCCTAGTTTCCGAATGGAACCAGTGACAGCCCTGGGCATCCTTTCCCTTATTCTCAACATCATGTGCGCCGCCCTGAACCTCATTCGCGGAATTCACCTCGCAGAACATTCTTTACAG GTTGCACATGAAGAAATTGGAAATATTCTGGCTTTTCTTATTCCTTTTGTAGCCTGCATTTTCCAG GACCAGCCACCAGAGGGCACACCACcagcttcccagcccagggactggtGCTGTTTTGCAGGGTGA
- the SEC22C gene encoding vesicle-trafficking protein SEC22c isoform X1, whose product MSLILFACVVRVRDGLPLSASTDFYHSQDFLECRRRLKTLALRLAQYPGRGSAEGCDFSIHFSSSRDVACMAICSLQCPAAMAFCFLETLWWEFTASYDTTCVGLASRPYAFLEFDNVIQKVKWHFNYVSSTQMDSSLGKIQEELKFQPPVVLTLEDTDVANGVMNGHTLMHLEPAPSFRMEPVTALGILSLILNIMCAALNLIRGIHLAEHSLQVAHEEIGNILAFLIPFVACIFQCYLYLFYSPARTMKVVLMLLFICLGNVYLHGLRNLWQILFHIGVAFLSSHQILTRQLQDKQSDCGV is encoded by the exons ATGTCCTTGATCCTTTTTGCCTGCGTGGTAAGGGTGAGGGATGGACTGCCGCTCTCGGCCTCCACTGATTTCTACCACAGCCAAGActtcctggaatgcaggagacgccTCAAGACTTTAGCCTTGCGACTGGCCCAGTATCCAGGTCGAGGTTCCGCAGAAGGATGTGACTTCAGCATCCA CTTCTCTTCTTCGCGGGACGTGGCCTGCATGGCTATCTGCTCCCTCCAGTGTCCAGCAGCCATGGCCTTCTGCTTCCTGGAGACACTGTGGTGGGAATTTACAGCTTCCTATGACACCACCTGTGTCGGCCTCGCCTCCAGGCCATATGCCTTTCTCGAATTTG ACAATGTcattcagaaagtgaagtggcATTTTAACTATGTAAGTTCCACCCAGATGGACAGCAGCTTAGGAAAAATTCAGGAGGAACTCAAGTTCCAGCCACCAGTGGTTCTCACCCTGGAAGACACAGATGTGGCTAATGGGGTGATGAACGGACACACACTGATGCACCTGGAGCCAG CTCCTAGTTTCCGAATGGAACCAGTGACAGCCCTGGGCATCCTTTCCCTTATTCTCAACATCATGTGCGCCGCCCTGAACCTCATTCGCGGAATTCACCTCGCAGAACATTCTTTACAG GTTGCACATGAAGAAATTGGAAATATTCTGGCTTTTCTTATTCCTTTTGTAGCCTGCATTTTCCAG TGTTATCTGTACCTGTTCTACAGTCCAGCCAGGACTATGAaggtggtgctgatgctgctCTTCATTTGCCTGGGCAACGTGTACCTGCATGGGCTGAGGAACCTCTGGCAAATCCTCTTCCACATAGGAGTGGCTTTCCTGTCTTCTCATCAGATACTGACGAGGCAGCTTCAGGACAAGCAGTCTGACTGCGGAGTGTGA